GAGTTCGCGTACCCGATGCACTGGGGCTGGGTGGACACCGACGAGGTGATCGAGGTGCTGCGCACGCGGCCCGGCACCCAGCACGTGGTCGTCACCGGGCGGAACGCGCCGCCAAAGCTGGTGGACTTCGCCGACCTGGTGACGGACATGTCGAAGGTGAAGCACCCCATGGACGTGGGGCAGAAGGGCCAGAAGGGCATCGAGTGGTGAGTTCGCCGGTGCCCCGGCTGGTCGTCGCCGCGCCCTCCTCGGGCAGCGGCAAGACCACCGTGGCCACGGGGCTGATGGCCGCGTTCGCCGCGCGGGGGCTCGCCGTGTCCCCGCACAAGGTCGGGCCGGACTACATCGACCCCGGGTACCACGCGCTCGCGACCGGGCGGACGGGGCGGAACCTGGACGCGTACCTGTGCGGGCCGGAGCTGATCGCCCCGCTGTTCCTGCACGGGGCGCGGGGGTGCGACCTCGCCGTGGTCGAGGGCGTGATGGGGCTGTACGACGGCGCCGCCGGGGAGGGCGAGCTGGCGTCCACCGCGCAGGTCGCCAAGCTGCTGCGGGCGCCGGTGGTGCTGGTGGTGGACGCCTCGGCGCAGTCGCGGTCGGTGGCGGCGCTGGTGCACGGGTTCGCGTCGTGGGACCCGGGGGTGCGGATCGGCGGCGTGATCCTGAACAAGGTGGGGTCCGACCGCCACGAGGAGCTGCTGCGCGAGGCGCTGGACTCGGCGGGGGTGCCGGTGCTGGGCGTGCTGCGGCGGGCCCGTCCGGTCGAGACGCCGTCCCGGCACCTGGGCCTGGTGCCGGTGGCCGAGCGGCAGTCGGCGGCGACCGGCTCCGTGGCGGCGATGGCGGCACTGGTCTCCGAGGGGTGCGACCTGGCCGCGCTGGAGGCGCTGGCCCGTACCGCCGGACCGGTGCCGGGGGACCCGTGGAGCCCCCTGCCGCCCGGCCCCGACGGCCCGGTCCGGCCGGCCGGCGGGCCGGGGCCGCGCATCGCGGTGGCCGGCGGCCCGGCCTTCACCTTCTCCTACGCCGAGCACACCGAACTGCTCACCGCCGCCGGCGCCGAGGTCGTCCCCTTCGATCCGCTGCGGGCGGAGCGGCTGCCCGACGGCACGGCCGGGCTGGTCGTCGGCGGCGGTTTCCCCGAGGTGTACGCCGCCGAGCTGTCCGCCAACGAGCCGCTGCGCGCGGCCGTCGCCGAACTCGCCGCGTCCGGGGCGCCGATCGCCGCCGAGTGCGCCGGACTGCTCTATCTGTGCCGGGAGTTGGACGGCCGCCCCATGTGCGGGGTGCTGGACGCCACCGCGCGGATGACGGAGCGGCTCATCCTCGGGTACCGGGACGCCGTGGCCGTCGGGGACAGCGCGCTGGCCGCGGCCGGGACGCGGATGCGGGGGCACGAGTTCCATCGCACCGCGGTCGAGCCGGGCGCCGGTCCCGCCCCCGCGTGGGGCGTCCGGGGCCGGGACCGGCGGGTGGAGGGTTTTGTTCAGCGGGGCGTGCACGCGAGTTACCTGCACACGCACTGGGCGTCCGAGCCCGGTGTGGCCCGTCGGTTCGTGGAGAGGTGCCGGACGTCATGAGCAGCAGGCTGATCGGTGTCGGAGTCGGTCCGGGCGACCCGGAGCTGGTGACGGTGAAGGGGGTCAACGCGCTGCGGGCGGCCGACGTCGTCGTCGTGCCGGTGATGGGCGCGGCCGACGGGCGGGACGGGGGTGAGCCGGGGCGCGCCGAGGCGACCGTGCTGCACTACGTGGCCGAGGAGAAGGTCGTCCGCGTGGTGTTCGCGCTGAACGAGCGGACCGACCGCACCCGCCGGGAGGCCGCCTGGGACGCCGCGGGCGAGCGGGTCGCCGCGCTGCTGGGGCGGCACGGCTCGGTCGCCTTCGCCACCATCGGCGATCCGAACGTGTACTCGACGTTCACGTATCTCGCGCAGACCGTCGCGGAGCTGGTGCCGGGGCTCGTCGTGGAGACCGTGCCCGGGATCACCGCCATGCAGGACCTGGCGGCGCGCTCCGGTGCCGTGCTGACCGAGGGCACCGAGCCGCTGACGCTGGTGCCGGTCACGGCGGGTTCCGCGGTGCTGGAGGAGGCGCTGGCCGGGCCGGGGACGGTCGTGGCGTACAAGTTCGGGCGGCAGGCCGCCGAGGTCGCCGGGGCGCTGACCCGCTCCGGGCGGCTCCAGGACGCGGTGTGGGGGTCGGCGCTGGGACTGCCCGAGGAGTCGGTGCGGCCGGCCGCCGAGCTGGACGGCGCGCCGTTGCCGTATCTGTCGACGCTGATCGCGCCGCCGCGGCGGGACGGCGGGCGGGGCGGCAAGCTGTGAGCCGCGCGGGAGGGCCGGTGCCCTCAGCCGGAGATGCCGACCACCAGCCAGATGAACGCCGCGCCGGCGACCGTGCACAGCAGGGTGGAGCGGGCCGGGTGCTCGTGGTGGGCCTCGGGCAGGATCTCGGCGGCGGCGAGGTAGAGCAGCACGCCGCCGAAGAGGCCGAGATAGCCGCCGAGCACCGCTTCGGGGATGTGGAAGAAGACGGTGGACAGCGCGCCGGCCAGGGGGGCGCAGGCGTCGGCGAGCAGCATGCCGAGGGCGCGGCGGCGGGCGTTGCCGTACAGGCTGGTGATGGTGAAGGTGTTGAAGCCGTCGGCGAAGTCGTGGGCGATCACGGCGAGCGCGACGGCGGTGCCCATGCCGCCGCCGACCTGGAAGGCCGCGCCGATCGCCACGCCGTCCATGGCGCTGTGGCCCACCATGGCGCCGGCCGCGGTGAGGCCGACCTCGGGCGCCCGGTGATGGTCGTGCTCGTCCCCGCCGTGGGCGGCCTGGCGCGCGGCGAGGGTGCGTTCCACGAGGTGGGCCAGGAGAAAACCGGTCACGAACAGCAGCAGTGCGGCGGGTACCCCGAAGATCTCGCGGTCGGCGGCGCGCAGTGCCTCCGGCAGCAGGTCCAGGCCGACCACGCCCAGCATGAGACCGCCGGCGAGTCCGAGGACGAGATGCCGACGGTCGGTCACCCGCTGTGCCGTCCAGCCGCCGGCCAGCGTCATCAGGAACGCGCCGAGCGCGACGAAGACCGCCATAGGCACTTGCTATCCGATGAAGGCGCCTTCGCGCACATCGGGCACCTCGCATATCGCCTCGCATCCTGACATTTCACCCCGCTACTGCCGTGTGCTTTCCGTACGAGAGGACCTTTCCGATGGCCGACGCCCCCACAGACACGCCCGCCGGGACACCCCTCGGCAAGGTGACCTTCGTCGGTGCCGGACCCGGCGCCGCCGACCTGCTGACGTTCCGGGCCGCGCGCGCGATCGCGGCGGCGGACGTGGTGATCTGGGCGGCCAGCCTGGTCCAGGCCGAGGTGCTGGAGCACGCGCGCGCGGACGCGGAGATCCTGGACTCGGCGACGATGTCCCTGGAGGAGGTCGTGGCCGTCTACCGGCGGGCGCACGCCGAGGGCCTGAAGGTGGCGCGGATCCACTCCGGCGACCCGGCGCTGTGGGGCGGCACGCAGGAGCAGCTGGACCGGTGCGCGGAGCTGGGGATCGCGACGGAGATCGTCCCCGGGGTCTCGTCGTTCTCGGCGGTGGCGGCCCTCGCGGGGCGCGAGCTGACCATCCCCGAGGTCGCGCAGTCCGTCGTCCTCACCCGGCTCGGCGGCGGCAAGACGCCGATGCCGCCCGGCGAGGAGGTGCGCGAGTTCGCCCGGCACGGCACCACGATGGCGGTCTTCCTGTCCGCGGCGCGCAGCGGACAGCTGGTGCGGGAGCTGCTGGAGGGCGGCTATCCGACGACGACCCCGGTGATCGTCGCCCATCAGGCGACGTGGCCGGAGGAACTGGTCGTGCGGTGCACGATCGGCACGCTGGAGGAGACGGTCAAGGAGCACAAGCTCTGGAAGCACACGCTGTTCCTGGTGGGTCCGGCGCTGGCCGCGCACGGCACCCGCTCGCACCTCTACCACCCGGGCCACTTCCACGGCTTCCGCAAGGCGGACCCGGCGGCCCGGCGGGAGCTGCGGGAGCGAGGGGCGGGCAGGTGATCACGGTCGTCGGCACGGGGACGGGGGCGCCGCTGCCGGAGGACGTCGCGGCGGGCGCCGCGCTCGTCGTCGGCGGGCGGCGGCACCTGGACGCGGCCGTGTTGCCCGCCGGGGCCGAGCGGGTCGTGCTGGGCCCGCTGGCGCCCGCCCTGGACACCATCGCCGGGTATGTCGAGAAGGAGCTGCCGGTGCTGGTGCTGGCCTCCGGCGACCCGGGGTTCTTCGGGATCGTGCGGGTGCTGGCCGAGCGCTTCGGCGCCGAGCGGCTGTCGGTGCGCCCGGGGGTCTCCTCGGTGGCCGCGGCGTTCGCCCGGCTCGGGCTGCCCTGGGACGACGCGGTGGTGGTCAGCGCGCACGGCAGGGCGCTGCGCACCGCGGTGCACGTCTGCCGGGCCCGTCCCAAGGTGGCCGTGCTCACCGGCCCGGGCGCGGGCCCCGCCGAACTGGGCGCGGCGCTCACCGGCCGCGACCGGGTGCTCGTCGTGGCGAGCGCGCTGGGCGATCCGGTGCGCGAGCGGGTCGAGCGGGTGTCCCCGGCCGAGGCGGCGGCCCGCGACTGGGGCACCGCGGTGAGCGTGGTGCTGTGCCTGGCGACGCGGCGGGGGCCGGATCTGCGCGATGCGCCCGGTGCGCCGCTGGTGCCTGAGGAGCCGCCGGTGCCGGAGGAGCCGCATGTGCCGGATGTGTCATTGGTGGGCAAGGTGCCGCGCGCCCTCGCCGGAGCGGCGCCCGGGCCTTCGCGCTGGGCGCTGGAGGAGACGGAGTTCGCCCACCGCGACTCGATGATCACCAAGTTCGAGGTGCGCGCGCTCGCCCTGGCCCGGCTCGGACCGCGCCTCGGCGACCTGGTGTGGGACGTGGGCGCCGGGTCCGGGTCGGTGGCGGTGGAGTGCGCCCGGCTCGGCGCGGCCGTCGTCGCCGTGGAGAAGAGCGCGGACGGGGTGGCCCGGATCCGGGAGAACGCCCGCGCCCACGGGGTCGAGGTGGACGTGGTGCACGGCACCGCGCCGGACGCGCTGGACGGGCTCGCGCAGGACCCGGACGCCGTGTTCATCGGCGGTGGGGGGCGTGAACTGCCCGCCGTGATCCGGGCGTGCGCGCCGCGCGCCCGGCGGGCCGTGGTCGTGGCCATGGCCGCCCTGGACCGGGTGCCGGCGGCCCGCGAGGCGCTGACCGGTGCCGGGCTGGCCTGCGACGGGGTGCTGCTCCAGTCCTCGCGGCTGGCCCCGCTGCCGGGCGAGGTGACCCGGCTCGCGGCCACCAACCCGGTGTTTCTGCTGTGGGGCGTCAGAAGCCCCGTACCCAATCGAGGAGTTGACCAGTGATCGGCCTGATTTCCGCCACCGCGGCGGGGGCGGCGGCACGGGACCGGCTGGCCGCGGCCTGGCCGGACCGTACGCGGGTGTACGAGGGTGCCGTGGGACCGGCGGTGCGGGCCGCGTTCGCCGAGTGCGAGCAGCTGGTGTGCTTCCTGGCCACGGGCGCGACGGTACGGCTGCTCGCGCCGCTGCTCGGCGACAAGGCGACCGACCCGGGCGTGGTCTGCGTGGACGAGGGCGGCCGGTTCGCGGTGTCCCTGGTCGGCGGGCACGGCGGCGGCGCCAATGAACTCGCCCGCGAGGTGGGCGGGTTGCTGGGCGCCGAGCCGGTGGTGACCACCGCGACGGACGCGGCGGGGCTGGCCGGTCTGGACACCCTCGGCCTGCCCTGCGAGGGCGCGATCGCCGCCGTCTCCCGGGCACTGCTGGACGGCGAACCGGTGGCGCTGGAGCAGGAGTTGGCCTGGCCGCTGCCCCCGCTGCCCTGCTCGGCGCAGGGGTCGTACACCGTCCGCCTCACCGACCGGGACGTCCCACCGGGCGAACGCGAGGTGCTGTTGCGGCCGCCGTCCCTGGTGGTCGGCGTCGGCGCGTCCCGGGGGGCGCCGGTGGAGGAGGTCCTGGCGCTGGTCGAGGGCGCGCTCCAGGAGGCGGGGCTGTCCGCGAAGTCGGTCGCCGAACTCGCCACCGTGGACGCCAAGTCGGCCGAGCCCGGCATCCTGGGCGCCGCCGAACGGCTGGGCGTGCCCGTGGTGACGTACTCCGCCGCGGAACTGGCGGCGGTCGAGGTGCCCAACCCCTCCGACGCCCCGCTCGCGGCCGTCGGCACCCCGTCGGTCGCCGAGGCGGCGGCCCTGGTGCGCGGCGGTGAACTCCTGGTCCCCAAGCGGAAGTCGGACGCCTCCCCGGCGATGGCGACCTGCGCCGTGGCGCGGCGTCCGGGCCGCGGGCGGCTCGCGGTGGTCGGGCTCGGGCCGGGTGCCCGGGACCTGCTCACCCCGCGCGCGGCGGCCGAGCTGCGGCGGGCCTCGGTGCTGGTCGGGCTCGACCAGTACGTGGACCAGGTCCGCGATCTGCTGCGGCCCGGCACCCGGGTGCTGGAGTCGGGGCTCGGCGCCGAGGAGGAGCGGGCGCGCACCGCGGTCGAGCAGGCCCGGCGGGGCCACGCGGTGGCGCTGATCGGCAGCGGGGACGCGGGCGTGTACGCCATGGCCTCGCCCGCGCTCGCCGAGGCCTCGGACGACATCGACGTGGTCGGGGTGCCCGGGGTGACGGCCGCGCTGGCCGCCGCCGCGATCCTGGGCGCGCCGCTGGGCCACGACCATGTGTCGATCAGCCTCTCCGACCTGCACACGCCGTGGGAGGTCATCGAGCGGCGGGTGCGGGCGGCGGCCGAGGCGGACCTCGTGGTCACCTTCTACAACCCCCGTTCCCGGGGCCGCGACTGGCAGTTGCCGAAGGCGCTCGCGATCCTCGCCGGGCACCGGGAGCCGACGACACCCGTCGGCGTCGTGCGCAACGCCTCCCGGCCGGACGAGTCGAGCCGGGTCACCACGCTGGCCGGGCTCGACCCGGCGACGGTCGACATGATGACGGTCGTCACCGTGGGCAACACCGCGTCCCGCACGGTCGCCGGGCGGATGGTGACCCCGCGCGGCTACCGCTGGCAGAGCGGCCCGGCGCAGGAGGAGGCCCGGTGAACCGGATCGTGCACCCCATCGAGGAGGAGTCCTTCCGGCGGCTGCGGGCCCGTCTGGACACCTCGCACTTCCCGCCGCTGACCCGGGCGGTGGTGGAGCGGGTCATCCACTCCGCCGCCGACCTGGAGTACGCGAGCGACCTCGTCCTGGCGGAGGCGGACCTGGTCCCGGCGCACGCCGCGCTGCACGCCGGGGCGCCGGTCGTCGTGGACGTGGAGATGGTCGCGGCCGGCATCACCCGGCGCCGGACCGTGTGCCGGCTGAAGGACGCCAGGCCGGGGCCGGGGCTCACGCGCTCCGCGCACGCCGTGCGGCTCGCCTACGAGGAGGTGGGCCCCGGCGCCCTGTGGGTGATCGGCTGCGCGCCGACCGCCCTGGAGGAACTGCTCACCCTGGACGCCGCGCCCGCGCTCGTCATCGGCCTGCCCGTCGGCTTCGTCGGCGCGGCCGAGTCCAAGGCCGCGCTGCGCGCGAGCGGGCTGCCCGCCGTGAGCAACGTGTCCGAGAAGGGCGGCTCGGCGGTCGCCGCCGCCGCGCTCAACGCCCTGCTGTACCACCCGATACCGTCCGAGGAGACCCTGTGACCACCCCGCCCGCCCTGCTGATCGCCGGCCACGGCACCCGTGACGACGCCGGAGCCGAGGCGTTCCGCGCCTTCGTCGAGGAGCTGGGCCGCCGCCGTCCGGACCTGCCCGTCGCGGGCGGCTTCATCGAGCTGTCCCCGCCGCCGCTGGGCGACGCCGTGGCCGAACTGGTGGAGCGGGGCGTGCGCCGGTTCGCCGCCGTCCCGCTGATGCTGGTGTCCGCCGGGCACGCCAAGGGCGACATCCCGGCCGCGCTGGCCCGGGAGAAGGAGCGGCACCCGGGGATCTCGTACACCTACGGCCGTCCGCTGGGCCCGCACCCGGCGCTGCTGAAGGTCCTCGAGCGGCGCCTCGACGAGGCGACCGGCGGCCAGGACCGGGCGGAGGTGACCGTGCTGCTGGTGGGCCGCGGCTCCACGGACCCGGACGCCAACGCGGAGGTGTTCAAGGCGGCGCGGCTGCTGTGGGAGGGCCGCGGTTACGCGGGCGTGGAGACGGCGTTCGTGTCGCTGGCGGCGCCGGACGTGCCGAGCGGCCTGGACCGGTGCGCGCG
This Streptomyces misionensis DNA region includes the following protein-coding sequences:
- the cobM gene encoding precorrin-4 C(11)-methyltransferase, whose product is MADAPTDTPAGTPLGKVTFVGAGPGAADLLTFRAARAIAAADVVIWAASLVQAEVLEHARADAEILDSATMSLEEVVAVYRRAHAEGLKVARIHSGDPALWGGTQEQLDRCAELGIATEIVPGVSSFSAVAALAGRELTIPEVAQSVVLTRLGGGKTPMPPGEEVREFARHGTTMAVFLSAARSGQLVRELLEGGYPTTTPVIVAHQATWPEELVVRCTIGTLEETVKEHKLWKHTLFLVGPALAAHGTRSHLYHPGHFHGFRKADPAARRELRERGAGR
- a CDS encoding cobyrinate a,c-diamide synthase, which produces MVSSPVPRLVVAAPSSGSGKTTVATGLMAAFAARGLAVSPHKVGPDYIDPGYHALATGRTGRNLDAYLCGPELIAPLFLHGARGCDLAVVEGVMGLYDGAAGEGELASTAQVAKLLRAPVVLVVDASAQSRSVAALVHGFASWDPGVRIGGVILNKVGSDRHEELLREALDSAGVPVLGVLRRARPVETPSRHLGLVPVAERQSAATGSVAAMAALVSEGCDLAALEALARTAGPVPGDPWSPLPPGPDGPVRPAGGPGPRIAVAGGPAFTFSYAEHTELLTAAGAEVVPFDPLRAERLPDGTAGLVVGGGFPEVYAAELSANEPLRAAVAELAASGAPIAAECAGLLYLCRELDGRPMCGVLDATARMTERLILGYRDAVAVGDSALAAAGTRMRGHEFHRTAVEPGAGPAPAWGVRGRDRRVEGFVQRGVHASYLHTHWASEPGVARRFVERCRTS
- a CDS encoding sirohydrochlorin chelatase, translated to MTTPPALLIAGHGTRDDAGAEAFRAFVEELGRRRPDLPVAGGFIELSPPPLGDAVAELVERGVRRFAAVPLMLVSAGHAKGDIPAALAREKERHPGISYTYGRPLGPHPALLKVLERRLDEATGGQDRAEVTVLLVGRGSTDPDANAEVFKAARLLWEGRGYAGVETAFVSLAAPDVPSGLDRCARLGARKVVVLPYFLFTGILPDRVRRQTEEWAAAHPDVEVRSADVIGPEPELLDLVLERYEEAVAGDLRMNCDSCVYRIALPGFEDKVGLPQQPHFHPDDDGHGHGHHHGGHTHSHAH
- the cobI gene encoding precorrin-2 C(20)-methyltransferase; amino-acid sequence: MSSRLIGVGVGPGDPELVTVKGVNALRAADVVVVPVMGAADGRDGGEPGRAEATVLHYVAEEKVVRVVFALNERTDRTRREAAWDAAGERVAALLGRHGSVAFATIGDPNVYSTFTYLAQTVAELVPGLVVETVPGITAMQDLAARSGAVLTEGTEPLTLVPVTAGSAVLEEALAGPGTVVAYKFGRQAAEVAGALTRSGRLQDAVWGSALGLPEESVRPAAELDGAPLPYLSTLIAPPRRDGGRGGKL
- a CDS encoding bifunctional cobalt-precorrin-7 (C(5))-methyltransferase/cobalt-precorrin-6B (C(15))-methyltransferase, translating into MITVVGTGTGAPLPEDVAAGAALVVGGRRHLDAAVLPAGAERVVLGPLAPALDTIAGYVEKELPVLVLASGDPGFFGIVRVLAERFGAERLSVRPGVSSVAAAFARLGLPWDDAVVVSAHGRALRTAVHVCRARPKVAVLTGPGAGPAELGAALTGRDRVLVVASALGDPVRERVERVSPAEAAARDWGTAVSVVLCLATRRGPDLRDAPGAPLVPEEPPVPEEPHVPDVSLVGKVPRALAGAAPGPSRWALEETEFAHRDSMITKFEVRALALARLGPRLGDLVWDVGAGSGSVAVECARLGAAVVAVEKSADGVARIRENARAHGVEVDVVHGTAPDALDGLAQDPDAVFIGGGGRELPAVIRACAPRARRAVVVAMAALDRVPAAREALTGAGLACDGVLLQSSRLAPLPGEVTRLAATNPVFLLWGVRSPVPNRGVDQ
- a CDS encoding precorrin-8X methylmutase, with translation MNRIVHPIEEESFRRLRARLDTSHFPPLTRAVVERVIHSAADLEYASDLVLAEADLVPAHAALHAGAPVVVDVEMVAAGITRRRTVCRLKDARPGPGLTRSAHAVRLAYEEVGPGALWVIGCAPTALEELLTLDAAPALVIGLPVGFVGAAESKAALRASGLPAVSNVSEKGGSAVAAAALNALLYHPIPSEETL
- a CDS encoding ZIP family metal transporter; translation: MAVFVALGAFLMTLAGGWTAQRVTDRRHLVLGLAGGLMLGVVGLDLLPEALRAADREIFGVPAALLLFVTGFLLAHLVERTLAARQAAHGGDEHDHHRAPEVGLTAAGAMVGHSAMDGVAIGAAFQVGGGMGTAVALAVIAHDFADGFNTFTITSLYGNARRRALGMLLADACAPLAGALSTVFFHIPEAVLGGYLGLFGGVLLYLAAAEILPEAHHEHPARSTLLCTVAGAAFIWLVVGISG
- the cobJ gene encoding precorrin-3B C(17)-methyltransferase codes for the protein MIGLISATAAGAAARDRLAAAWPDRTRVYEGAVGPAVRAAFAECEQLVCFLATGATVRLLAPLLGDKATDPGVVCVDEGGRFAVSLVGGHGGGANELAREVGGLLGAEPVVTTATDAAGLAGLDTLGLPCEGAIAAVSRALLDGEPVALEQELAWPLPPLPCSAQGSYTVRLTDRDVPPGEREVLLRPPSLVVGVGASRGAPVEEVLALVEGALQEAGLSAKSVAELATVDAKSAEPGILGAAERLGVPVVTYSAAELAAVEVPNPSDAPLAAVGTPSVAEAAALVRGGELLVPKRKSDASPAMATCAVARRPGRGRLAVVGLGPGARDLLTPRAAAELRRASVLVGLDQYVDQVRDLLRPGTRVLESGLGAEEERARTAVEQARRGHAVALIGSGDAGVYAMASPALAEASDDIDVVGVPGVTAALAAAAILGAPLGHDHVSISLSDLHTPWEVIERRVRAAAEADLVVTFYNPRSRGRDWQLPKALAILAGHREPTTPVGVVRNASRPDESSRVTTLAGLDPATVDMMTVVTVGNTASRTVAGRMVTPRGYRWQSGPAQEEAR